TCTGGATATGCATCCAGCCACCCTAAAGTAACTAGACTCCTATCAATACGACTGCATGACTGTTCTCTAAACCAAGTATACTTACGATTGTTTAGTGCCAAATCCAACAACTCCATGTCATTTATCCATATTCTGAAATCTTTCGCAGACGCTGATAGAGTAGtcgctctttttctttcttccaaaTACAATATTTCATTAAAATCCCTCAAGTAACAAAAAGGCACCTGTCATAGTCCTGCAATATAACTCAATTCTTCCCACATCGAAATCTTTTCACCTCTCACATGCGGTCCATACACTAAGCAAATCGCACAATAAAAATTATCTTTCACCACAACTCCTTCTACACACATCCATCTATCTCCTTTATAGCAATTATACAACTTAAAAACCGTTTCATCCCATATTAATAATAATCCTCCAGACGCCCCAACTGAACTTACAAACTCCCAACTAGCTCTGTCACTTCCCCAAATACGAGCAACATCAAACTTAGTCACTAGCTCCTTCTTTGTTTCTATCAAACCTAACATTTCCAATCTAAACTTACTCTTAAAATTCTTTAGCATACTAAATTTTGCAACACCTCCCAACCCCCTTATATTCCAGGAACTTAAAATCATTGAACAAAATTATTGCACacctatttttgattttttggcCGACTTCTTCAAACTTTTGCTTTTTGCTTCGCCTGTCGTCGTTTCAGAGCAATTGCTTTGTTTTGCTCCTGTAAAATAGTCATAATGTCCTCCTCATCACTGCACTGAGCACCTGACTCTACCGCTAGTTTCCAAGCCTTTTTGTTCTCTGCCATTTCCTCTTTCCAACTCGGGCGTTGTTCCTCTCTATTGAAATTACTACCACCATCCGTGCCAGCCTCCATCTTTGATCCTGAATCTGCACCATGCACGTTCTCTTCCTCTTGCCCATTCCCATTACCTTGACGCCAGCCATCCATCGTGATTTCCCCATCCTCCAATCTCAATCCTATCTTGCTTTGGTGCTGACTTTCTTCCCTTGCTATATAGCATCTTGTTACTATGCCATCATTAGTGTAGTTCCCCACAGCTGTTCCAACGCTCATCATTCTCTCCTCTCCCAAGTTACATGACTCATTTTGTGTTTGTGCTGGAGCTGTGGGTTTGTCAATTTCCTATCTCCACTGTCGGCGATCTCTGTCATCCTCGATGGCCTCCGCAGCAGTGCGTCTCGCTCCTACAGGCCCTTCAGACACCTCCTTCTCTGTATCCTCCTCTAGATGCCGCTGCTATCCCCTGCCGTCATCTCTGTTTCGTTGAAGTCCACGGATCTCGTACCCAGGCTCCATGTGCGTCACTTTCACGGTCAGTGGCCGCGTCCCTTACCGGATTAGCAAGGCTGTAGGTTCACTCGCCTCAGATGATGGTCTTTCGCGTCCGTCCGCCTGTGTCGTCCTCCCAGCGTCTGTCGAACCTCTGCTCGAAAGCGCCGTTCGCGTAGCAGCCTGGAGGAAAGCATGCGTCTCCTGCCGAGTTAGGTTGGGAACCGGGTCAGGCCTTACCCGGTTTAAGGTCCCAGCAGCAGCTCTTCTCCAGCGTGCCCTCTCCTTCAGCCCAGCTTCATGTCCTATAACAAGCTTATTGGGCCTATTAGCTGCCAGCTCATTAACCTTCGTTGTGTTCTCATATGTTTGGTTACCATAACAGTCCTCATAATTATTTGATATTGTATCCTCCGAGTCAATATCCTTATTAATATTGAAGGATCCTAAAAATCCTTTCTCATTTTTAATGCCGCGTAATTACTGTTTCTGTTATCATATTGAAATTTCAAAAACAGATAACTCCATTCATTCAAATCAACATGTGAATTTACTGTCCTGCCCTTATCTTGTTCGTCATTCCTGTGTTCGTCCGCCGCCGCCATGTCCCAACCAACCACCCTCCATTCATCACTATAATTTAATAGACCCCCAATTCCTGCATCCTACCTCTCTTCTCCATTTAACATGTCCTTGTCTTCTGTCTTGTTCTGCCGCTTTCGGAAACATTCTTCCCGATACACTTCTCCACCCACTTCTCTTACAAGGACGTCAAACACACTTGTGCCTATTGTAACATGAATCCACTCGTTAATCATGTCGAAGGCACAAGTATCAATCAGAACTCTACCCACACTGAATGAGTTGCACGATTCTGTCAGTTTATCACATGCCACCACCTCACCCCATTGCTCTCCTATTTTGTGAAACGTGTCTCTTGACCATGTATGTAATGGAACTCCATAACAATCTAACCAAACTCTTCTAGACTCGCTCTTCTCAGTCTCGTCCCATCTCCATACCATATGaaacaattttaataaattattcattcTAAAAGTGTAAGATTCTTCCGCACTAAGCACTGTGTCAAACGTTAACATTGCTTTATACGCGCCCAACTCCCTTACTTGCATCACATGTGGCCAGTCCCAATGAACCTTTTGCTGTAGTGTATTAAAATCAATCGCCAATTTCGTACCTCCTACAATACTTCTCTGTAGTCAGACGACATTCTCACTTACTATCGGTACTTCTACCTTCTTCGTCAATCCTTTGTTATTTGGATCCTTTCTAGGAGCATTAGACGGTTGCCTCACAACTTTCACTTCAGCTACTCTCTCACTCCTTATCTGTGAATTTTTCCCTCCAACATGTTGTTTGTCGATCACTTCTGCTTCTTTGCCCATCATATTATGCCACAGAACTCCCCTTCTATACTTCGCTTCTCCAACAAAGATTTGTTTACCTCATCGTCGTCCTGTTTATATGTGCAACAGCCTTCAAAGCTCCTCCTTTTGTCGTATATCGTACAAAAACAAACAAATGGATATGTCCATTTTTATTCGTCCGTAATAAATATATGTCGATAATCCTGCCTGTCCATTTGAACATATTGAAAAGTTCTCTTTTTGATATGTCCTCTGGCAAATTGTCAACGAAGACGGAGAAAGAATCAAGCTCTAAGCGTTGATACTCTTCTGTGTTCCAAACCCTAAGATCTTTATCATGTTTACTCTGTGTAGCCCTTACCCCCTTGTATTTCCCCACCTCACACGCTCTTGAGCGCTCTAACGCTCTCgctctctcgctctctctctcatcttaggGTGTATTTGGTAATAATCCTCATTTTCTATGACAATACAAAATTACAAATGTCATTAAAATATTGAAAACgcgataaaaatatttaaatattttaaaaaagtgttttacaaattgaattttaatataatttttttaaaatataattaaaaaattgagataattttatccttaagaattaaaaattctaagctaagtagattttttttattttttatcaataacaaataatgcttttaaaaaattatagagatcgaatttttatttaattttttatatactttttaaataattatctaaatatttttacaaaattttagatcaaatagATACACAGTTTATTAAATACAAAAGTCatttattactaataaaaaatattttttgattatttttattgtgtttataattttttgagaatatttttatcattataaaacacgaaaattatttttacaagtaTTTCAAAAAATCGGGTGCGATTTTCTAATCAATCCTctcataaataaagaaataattatCTTCTAAAATATATTTGATTGTTTTCGGAAAATTAAATGGAGTCATTGtagttaatattaactatttctttaactttaatttgaaaaagtaaataagttaATTGCACTACTAACACTATTTTTACAAATTACAAGAGCTTTAAAAACAATTctattttgccttttttttttcatttcccaAACCACCccatctccccccccccccccaaaaaaagtaaaagttgaaaaaattgccaaaaaaaatctaatttctcGTTCTCGTGCGACTTCATATGAAAGGTGAAAAATGAATGACTATGTTCAACTTTCTTAGCTTGGATATATATTACCCTAAATTAATTATTGcagaaaaaataaagacaaaaagaaatattaattatttgtagAATTATATAATAGAGATTTAATGCTTGAACCAAAATATCTAATTCTCCATAAGATCATACCACgtcttttttttatcctttgttttcaatttttattttttattctttgacTGAATGGATTAAAAAATTTGGAGAATTAGAAAAACAGAATAAATTGTAtgtaaaatttaaagttttcaaaaattcttgttattttttGAAATAGTTTTATCATAGTTAAATCATTTGGTTTTTCTAACTCAATGTAATTcctctaataataattaaatatgtcaTAGAGAATAACTAACTCCTTATTTATGAAAAGATAATTGACCCCTTTATAAAAGTTAAATTCTAGTTATAGTTATCACCCTGTATAAAAAAGTTCGAGTTAAATTCTAAATGGGTGCTTATTTTGGATGATGTTTGGAAATTCATTGATCTGGAAAAGGTGGGAATCCCTCGTTGTAGAATCAATGGCTCTAAACTGATTATAACAACTCGGTTGAAACATGTGCTTCGACAGATGGACTGCCCCACACGTAATGTAATAGCAATGCGTCCTCTCTATGAGAGTGAAGATTTGGAGTTATTTCTTGCAAGACTTGGTGAAGATCACAAAACACCTGCAACCTTATCTCCTAGAATATTGGAGATTGCAAGGTTTATTGCAAGGGAATGCGGTGGTTTACCGCTTGCAATCAGTGTAATGGCTAGAACCATGAAAGGCGTTGATAGCATTCGTCAGCGGAGACATGCGTTGAATAGACTTGAGAGAGGGGAGATGGGGGGAGAGATGGAAGAAGAGGTATTTCAAGTATTAAAAGCGAGCTATGATAACTTACGACATAAATCCATGCAAAAAAGTTTCTTGCATTGTGCATTATACTCTGAGTTCTGGAAGGATGACAAATTAATAAAGAAACTGGTTGACAGTGGAGCCATAAATGGAAGGAGGAGCTTGGAAGAAATTTTTGATGAAGGCCATACCATATTCAATGAACTTGAAGACCATTCATTATTGTCTGACATTACGAATATGCAGAATTCAGTGAGAAACATGGCATGTCACATATTGAAAGAATATAAGAGGttgatagttagatgtggtaaaGAATTGACAGGAATACCTCACCTGCAGGAGTGGACTGCTGATTTGGAGTTAGTTTCTTTGGATGAAAATGAGATAAAAGAAATCCCAGCGGGTGTATCACCCAAGTGTCCAATGTTATCCACCTTGATTCTGAGTAATAATTGCATCAGTAGCATCCCAGAATGCTTCTTCACACACATGAAATCTCTAGCAATACTTGACCTATCTCATAATCGCAGTTTAACCTCTCTGCCGGATTCCCTGTCGGACTTGACTTGTCTTGTTTCTCTACTGCTTGATGAATGTGAAGCTCTGGAAAAGGTGCCTCCATTGGGAAGGCTTCAAAAATTGTCAAGGTTGGTAATTTCAGACACTCAAGTTGAGGAAGTTTTAGGCTTGGAAATGCTGACAAACTTGAGATGGCTGGATCTATCTTACAATAAAAAGTTGAGGTTGGAATCAGGGAGGGTGCTGCGTGGTCTGACCAATTTGCAATATCTGAATCTCTTCAAAGCTGCTCTGCTAAATGTGGAAATAGAGGATGTACAAGGGCTGACCACTCTTGAATATTTTGTGGTCGGCTTTGATGACTGCAAAAGCTATAACAATTTTGTGACAGGTATATGCAACACAGGTTCTGTACCCAAATCTTATCTTCTCTATTTGGGTAGTATCGAGGGTTACTATGAGAGTATTGAATCTTATGATGATATTGGTCCAAGTGGTGACCACCAGCGAATTGTACGTTTATTAGATTGCAAAGAATCCCCTCATTTGCTATCCCCTCATTTGCTGCCAAATGATCTTACCAATCTCTACATTGATTATAATGCACGATGGGAAAGCTTATGTGATGCTCTGTCAAATAATGCTCCTTCTTCTTTGGAGAACGTTCAAATTCACAGTTGCTCAGAAATGAAGAGcttgttttgtttatttagtaATTGTTCCTTTTGCAGTAATCTCAACAACCTTGAATCCTTGCAGCTTTACGCTTTGGAGAGCTTAACAGTCATTTGTAAAGAAGATGTTGGTGCTACTGATACAACAACACAACAGCCTCTCAAACCAAATGCCGTCTTCTCTCAACTCAGGCACTTGGAGATCCGTAATTGCCATGAGATAGAAACGTTGGTAACAGCAGGGTTATTGGCCCAACTTCAAAACCTGCAGACATTAATTGTAGAGAGTTGTGAATCATTGAGAGAAATATTTGCAGCGAGTAGCAGTGGTGCTGATAGTGATGATGCTGCTTCCACCGTCATTACACTCCCCAACTTAACCACACTCGAGTTGTCTGACTTGCCAATGTTAGAGACTGTGTACAAAGGAATTATAATCTCTGAATCATTGCCGAATTTGGAGACCGAAGACTGTCCCAAGTTAGAAAGTCGCTTTCCATTTGAAGTCTCGTCATCATAGTTACATGATCTTACACATTACTTTTTATGAGTGTAATTTCACACCTCTTCACCTTTTAATTTCTATCTTCACAGCTTTCATGTCATGATTATATATTCATTTACTTACTACCaactgttgtaaaataaataaaagatataaaatagagatgtataaatagaagactttattattaatataattagctcaataattattatatatatataataatattatatgttgtattgtgtatatatatacaaagataagaaaaagtattaaaaataaagagagagagatttgcatttgatactatctcaatataataaagatggttaatattgctattaatattatatgtaaagagtaatagaaaatagaatttaaaatacttataaaataaaagaagagaaagaattgtaatagtaatataaggagaagggtatttgattgcaacataaaAGATGATTGATTTATTTGTATAGAAAGGAAGGAAGAATCTGTTGTTATTGTTGTGTGTTCATATCATGCACTGAGCATGTCTATTTATACATGCAAGGAGGCTATAATTTTCAACTATCATTAAATATAAGGACATTGATAATGTAGCCATTTAGCATGGAAAATATGATCTGTTCATGGTCATCCATTTTTATCCTTATcgcaacactcccccttggatgaccattaaGGATTATtgtctcattaaaaccttactaaaggaaaaccctgtgggaaaaacctcagtgaaggaaaaagagtacgatatcctttgtgatggggactgcctcattaaaaaccttgtcaagaaaaacccaatgggaaaaaaaacctgaccaaggaaaaaagagtacagtctccccctcttgccgacatcatttaatgtctcgaaatcggcgcatcccaatctcatgtaccaatctttcaaaggaggatttcgggagtgactttgtgaataaatctgccagattgtcacttgaacggatctgttggacatcaattgtcccttgattttgaagatcatgagtgaagaagaatttgggagaaatgtgctttgttctatcgcctttaatgtatccgcctttaagttgagcaatgcatgctgtattatctttaaacaggacagttggagctatcttatgatcaatcagtccacatgatgacataatatattgaatcagactccttagccaaaaacactcgcgactagcttcatgaatcgccagtatttcagcatgattagaggatgttgcagcaattgtctgtttcgtggacctccaagatatagctgtaccaccatatgtaaacagatatcctgtttgagatctccctttatgtggatcagacaagtagccagcatctgcatagccaactagttgtgacttggatccataggggtaaaacaatcccatatcaaccgttccatgaagatatcgaaaaatttgtttgattccactccaatgtcttttggttggagaggaactataccttgctagtaaattcaccgcgaatgatatgtcaggtcgcgtattattagcaagatacattagtgctccaatgacactaagatatggtacttcaggaccaaggatatcttcattttcttctttaggacggaattgatcctttttcacatccaaagatcttacgatcattggggtacttaatggatgtgacttatccatataaaatctcttcaagatcttttctgtgtacgttgtttgatgaataaagatcccgtcttttatatgctcgatctgcaggccgagacaaaatttagtctttccaagatctttcatctcaaactcttcttttagagtttttataattgttggaatctcttcaggagtcccaatgatatttaaatcatcaacgtacacagcaattataacgaatccagatgcagatttctttatgaaaacacatgggcagatatcatcattcttgaatccgtttttggccagatactcagtaagacgattataccacattcgtccagattgctttagaccatatagagatctttgcaatttgactgagtataacccttgcgaatattcattggatggtttagatatctttaatccttcagggactttcatatagatatcccgatctaatgagccgtataaataggctgttaccacatccattaaatgcatatgcagtttatgatatgcagataagctgaccaaataacgcaaagttatcgcatccactacagggaaatacgtttcttcataatctataccgggcctttgtgaaaaaccttgtgccacaagtcgggctttgtagcgcacgacttcatttttctcatttcgttttctcacaaatacccacttatatccaacaggttttacatcttcaggtgtacggactataggtccaaagacttcacgttttgcaagtgagtctaattcagccttcatggctgcttcccattttggccaatcatttctttgtcgacattcttcgactgatcttggctcaagatccttactttcatgcatgatatctactgccacattatatgcaaatatttcattgacaattgtcttatttcggtcccatttctctcctgtaaagacataatttatcgagatctcgtcattttcacaattttcaggtacctgaacgtcttctggcgttatatcagaattttggacaactgccggtgtctttactatgtctttttcaacaggaatcgtatttacctcttttctctttcgagaatttttatctttggaaccgacaggcctgccacgcttctggcgtgtatttgcttccgtggctatttgtcctactgggacatcaattcgaattggggcattttccgccctgccacgcttctggcgtgaatttgcttcagtggctacttgtcctactgggacgtcaattcgaattgaggcattttccgctggtatataagatttggttatcctctttgtatcggaaaatgcatcaggcaattcatttgctattctttgcaaatgtataatcttttgaacttctagttcacattgccctgatcgaggatctaaatgcatcaacgatgatgcattccaattaagttccttttcaggaagcttattctcttcccctaatgttggaaattttgatttatcaaaatgacaatccgcaaaccgggctttaaacacatcaccagtttgtatctcaagatacctcactatagagggagaatcatatccaacatatatccccaattttctttggggtcccattttggtgcgattaggtggtgcaatgggaacatatattgcacacccaaatattcttaaatgggaaacatttggctgctggccaaaagctaattgcataggagagaattgatgataacttgttggcctcaaacgaataagtgctgcggcatgtaaaatagcatgcccccaaaccgaggttgggagatttgttctcataagcaagggtctagcgattaattggaggcgcttaataagtgattctgctaacccattttgtgtgtgaacataagctactggatgttcaacacttattccattagccatacaataagcatcaaaagcttgggaagtaaattcaccagcattatcaagacgaattgcttaaattggattttctggaaattgtgcttttaatcgaataatttgagccagtaatctcgcaaacgccaggttgcgagaagataataagcacacatgtgaccatctcgaagatgcatctatgaggaccataaaatatctaaaagatccacatggtggatgaataggtccacatatatcaccttgaatcctttctaggaattcaggggactcaaatccaatctttactggtgatggctttaaaattagctttccctgagaacatgcagcacaacaaaattcactagttttaagaatcttctggttctttagtgaatgtccatgagagttttcaataattctcctcatcatggttgttcccggatgacccaaacggtcgtgccaagttatgaattcatttgggctagtaaacttctggtttacagtggcatgtgattcaattgcactaatcttggtataatacaacccagatgaaagagagggtaatttttctaatataactttcttatttgaatcatgagttgtgatacataaatactcatgatttccctcattcatcgtctcaacatgatatccatttcggcgaatatctttgaaactcaacaagtttctcagagacttggtagataatagtgcattatttattataaattttgttcctccaggaaacaaaattacagctcttccggagccttctatcacaaccaataatagtattaacatattcctcttttggcacaagatgggtaaaatatatatcacttttgagaatagtgtgcgaacttgcactatccgcaaggcatacatcttcattacatatccttgccattcttcaaaaacaaataataaaatgagtaatatGCACAgctaaattgaatacttgatcagaattatttttctaagaaacactgtacataaaataatgtcatatactaaaattttattttaaaatttgacacatttaataatttcaaaattcatattaatatttcattatttatgtacatcacatttgaaacttaaatacatagaaaataaaacttaacaataagttctttacattatttatttacatatatacttcacaatcccacatattaaactattccatcattgatcaaatgaccaatatttccttcagggtcctcaaagaaatcagatacatcataatgagtggtggagttctcagcatcatttgaaacaaaatttgtttcctttcctttgtcgttctttttcaaagatgcctggtaaagatcgactaggtgccttggggtacgacaggtacgtgaccaatggccctttccaccacagcggaaacacttctcctccgttgatttattctgcccgatattcctttctttgtcccacttctggtgagatcctctcttttgaacataattctttttccttccataatttttcttgttattaaaagcttgccatttacctcttctggggtaatgatttgccgcatttacttcaggaaatggggcggcgccagctgggcgcgcttcatgattttttaataacaactcattgttgcgttcggcaacaagaaggcaagaaattaactcagaatattttttaaaccctttctctcgatactgctgctgcaggagcacattcgaggcatggaaggttgagaaagttttctccaacatatcatgatcagttattttttccccacacaatttcattcgtgaggtgattcgaaacattgcagaattatattcatttatagatttaaaatcttgtaaacgcaaatgcgtccattcataccgggcttgaggaagtatcaccgttttctgatgattgtacctttcttcaaggtctttctaaagatctgcaggatcttttaatgtgagatattcatttttcaatccttcgtcaagatgacgacggagaaaaatcatggctttagctttatccttctgggatgcattattttcaatcttaatggtatctccaagatccattgaatcaagatggatttcagcatctagtatccatgataaataattgtttccagatatatcaagagcattgaattcaagatgagagagcttcgacatagTGAAAatattacctgagtcttcctaaagatttgatcagagtcttgtgctgataacgtgttgtaaaataaataaaagatataaaatagagatgtataaatagaagactttattattaatataattagctcaataattattatatatataataatattatatgttgtattgtgtatatatatacaaagataagaaaaagtattaaaaataaagagagagagatttgcatttgatactatctcaatataataaagattgttaatattgctattaatattatatgtaaagagtaatagaaaatagaatttaaaatacttataaaataaaagaagagaaagaattataatagtaatataaggagaagggtatttgattgcaacataaaAGATGATTGATTTATTTGTATAGAAAGGAAGGAAGAATCTGTTGTTATTGTTGTGTGTTCATATCATGCACTGAGCATGTCTATTTATACATGCAAGGAGGctataatttttaactatcattAAATATAAGGACATTGATAATGTAGCCATTTAGCATGGAAAATATG
The sequence above is drawn from the Arachis hypogaea cultivar Tifrunner chromosome 4, arahy.Tifrunner.gnm2.J5K5, whole genome shotgun sequence genome and encodes:
- the LOC112798013 gene encoding probable disease resistance protein At4g27220 isoform X2; its protein translation is MSSVNPPTTCCRKMDCPTRNVIAMRPLYESEDLELFLARLGEDHKTPATLSPRILEIARFIARECGGLPLAISVMARTMKGVDSIRQRRHALNRLERGEMGGEMEEEVFQVLKASYDNLRHKSMQKSFLHCALYSEFWKDDKLIKKLVDSGAINGRRSLEEIFDEGHTIFNELEDHSLLSDITNMQNSVRNMACHILKEYKRLIVRCGKELTGIPHLQEWTADLELVSLDENEIKEIPAGVSPKCPMLSTLILSNNCISSIPECFFTHMKSLAILDLSHNRSLTSLPDSLSDLTCLVSLLLDECEALEKVPPLGRLQKLSRLVISDTQVEEVLGLEMLTNLRWLDLSYNKKLRLESGRVLRGLTNLQYLNLFKAALLNVEIEDVQGLTTLEYFVVGFDDCKSYNNFVTGICNTGSVPKSYLLYLGSIEGYYESIESYDDIGPSGDHQRIVRLLDCKESPHLLSPHLLPNDLTNLYIDYNARWESLCDALSNNAPSSLENVQIHSCSEMKSLFCLFSNCSFCSNLNNLESLQLYALESLTVICKEDVGATDTTTQQPLKPNAVFSQLRHLEIRNCHEIETLVTAGLLAQLQNLQTLIVESCESLREIFAASSSGADSDDAASTVITLPNLTTLELSDLPMLETVYKGIIISESLPNLETEDCPKLESRFPFEVSSS
- the LOC112798013 gene encoding probable disease resistance protein At4g27220 isoform X1, translating into MSSVNPPTTCCRKVGIPRCRINGSKLIITTRLKHVLRQMDCPTRNVIAMRPLYESEDLELFLARLGEDHKTPATLSPRILEIARFIARECGGLPLAISVMARTMKGVDSIRQRRHALNRLERGEMGGEMEEEVFQVLKASYDNLRHKSMQKSFLHCALYSEFWKDDKLIKKLVDSGAINGRRSLEEIFDEGHTIFNELEDHSLLSDITNMQNSVRNMACHILKEYKRLIVRCGKELTGIPHLQEWTADLELVSLDENEIKEIPAGVSPKCPMLSTLILSNNCISSIPECFFTHMKSLAILDLSHNRSLTSLPDSLSDLTCLVSLLLDECEALEKVPPLGRLQKLSRLVISDTQVEEVLGLEMLTNLRWLDLSYNKKLRLESGRVLRGLTNLQYLNLFKAALLNVEIEDVQGLTTLEYFVVGFDDCKSYNNFVTGICNTGSVPKSYLLYLGSIEGYYESIESYDDIGPSGDHQRIVRLLDCKESPHLLSPHLLPNDLTNLYIDYNARWESLCDALSNNAPSSLENVQIHSCSEMKSLFCLFSNCSFCSNLNNLESLQLYALESLTVICKEDVGATDTTTQQPLKPNAVFSQLRHLEIRNCHEIETLVTAGLLAQLQNLQTLIVESCESLREIFAASSSGADSDDAASTVITLPNLTTLELSDLPMLETVYKGIIISESLPNLETEDCPKLESRFPFEVSSS
- the LOC112798013 gene encoding putative disease resistance protein At4g10780 isoform X3, whose translation is MSSVNPPTTCCRKVGIPRCRINGSKLIITTRLKHVLRQMDCPTRNVIAMRPLYESEDLELFLARLGEDHKTPATLSPRILEIARFIARECGGLPLAISVMARTMKGVDSIRQRRHALNRLERGEMGGEMEEEVFQVLKASYDNLRHKSMQKSFLHCALYSEFWKDDKLIKKLVDSGAINGRRSLEEIFDEGHTIFNELEDHSLLSDITNMQNSVRNMACHILKEYKRLIVRCGKELTGIPHLQEWTADLELVSLDENEIKEIPAGVSPKCPMLSTLILSNNCISSIPECFFTHMKSLAILDLSHNRSLTSLPDSLSDLTCLVSLLLDECEALEKVPPLGRLQKLSRLVISDTQVEEVLGLEMLTNLRWLDLSYNKKLRLESGRVLRGLTNLQYLNLFKAALLNVEIEDVQGLTTLEYFVVGFDDCKSYNNFVTALRFGELNSHL